A window of bacterium genomic DNA:
CGTGCCGCTGCTCTTGTTGTACGTCATCTCCATCGGCGTAGCGTGGCTCGCGTACCCCAAACGCGAGCCGGAGGAGGACGAAGAGCCGCCGGCCGAGGGGGAGGAGGAACCCCGCGAGCCGTCGCCCTACGCCGGCTAATTATATATGAACTACGACGACGCCCATGCCTTCCTGAACTCGCTCGTCAACTACGAGCGCGACATGCCGCGCCGCTACGATACGCGCGTCTTCGACCTGGAGAACTTCGCCGCGCTGCTCGCGCGGCTTGGCACTCCTCAAGAAGCCTTTCCGGTCGTGCACGTCGTAGGGACCAAGGGCAAGGGCTCGGTGGTCGCGATGCTGGCCGCGGCGTTCGCGGCGGCGGGCCGCCGCGCCGGGACGTTCACCTCCCCCCACCTCCGCTCGGCGCGCGAAAGGATTACCGTCGCCGACGAGATGATCTCCAAAGAGGACTTCGGCCGGCTCGTCGCCGAGGTGAAGGCGGCGATGACGGGGGCCGAGGCCGCCAACTACCGGACGTACTTCGAGACGCTGCTGGCCGTCGCGCTGCTGTGCTTCCGCGAGCGGCGCGTAGACGTCGCGATACTGGAGGCCGGCCTGGGCGGCCGCCTCGACGCCACCAACGTCGTGCAGCCGGCGGTGGTAGCGGTGACGACGCTGGGCCTGGACCATACGCAAATCCTGGGCGATACTATCGAGATAATCGCGGCGGAGAAGGCGGGCGTCTTCAAGGCCGAGGTCCCGGCGGTGAGCGCGCCGCAGGAGGAGGCCGCGGCCGGCGTGCTTCGCGAGGTCGCGCGCGGCGTCGGCGCTCCCGTCGCGTTCGTCGGCGACGAGATTTATTTTTCCGTAAACGGCGACGGGACCTTCGACTACCGCGGCCGGCGGCTCGAGCTCTCGGGGATTAAGGCCGGGATGGCGGGCGCGGCGCAGCGGACGAACGCCGCCGTCGCGCTGGCGGCGTTGGAGAATTTCAGCCCCCTCAACGTTCCCGCGGAGGCGGCGCGGCGAGGGGTGGAGGGCGGAAGGGCGCGCGCGCGGCTCGAGCTCTTTCCGGGTTCCCCGGCCGTCGTGCTGGACGTCGCCCATACGGCGGCCTCGGCGCGCGAGCTGGCCGCGGTCATAGACGGCGTACCGGCCGACGGGAAGGTCCTCGTGTGGGGGATGTCGGCGGAGAAGGACGCCGCGGCCTTCGCCCGGGAGCTGGCGCCGCGCGTCGGCTACGCTGTAGCGACCGCCGCGGCGACGCCGCGGGCATACGACGCCGCGGAGCTGGCCGACGCGACGCGACAAACGTTCCGCAGGGTAGAGGCGGTGACGCCCGCCCCCGCGGCCTTCGCGCGCGGCCTCGCCATCGCGGGCGAGGGCGGCCTGGTGGCCGTGGCGGGCTCGTTCTACCTCGCGGGCGAGATACTCACCCTCTTGGAAGGGCCGCTGGATTAAATGGCGATACTCGCGGGCGAAGAGTTGCGCCGACGCGTCCTGGAGTGGACGCCGCCGCTGGTAACGCCCTGCGCCGACGAGCAGCTCCAACCCAACGGCGTGGAGCTCACGCTGGCGGAGGTGGGCGCGTGGCGCGGCCCGGGGCGCCTCGGCTTCGACAACGGCGACCGCGTCATCCCCGAGGCCGAGGCCCTCGCGTTCGACGACGACGGATGGATTACCCTCGACGCCGGCGGCTACGCCGTAACGTTCGGCGAGACGGTGAACGTCCACGACGACCTGTGCGCGTTCGCCCGGCCGCGCTCGAGCCTGTTGCGGATGGGCGCCACGGTCGCGACCGCGCTGTGGGACACCGGGTATCGGGGGCGCAGCCGCGCGCTGCTCCTGGTAGCGTCGCCGGCGGGGGTGCGGTTGCGGCGGGGCGCCCGCCTAATCCAGCTCGTCTTCCTCAAGCTCCCCGCGCCTCTGGCCGACGGTTACGCCGGCGCCTTCCAGGGGGAGTTTTAACCCCTTCGACCTATCGGGCCGGCGGCGCGCTACCATTTCCGGCGGCAGAACGAGGCCGGCCTTGAGCCGGGCCGCGGCGACCTCCGCCAGCCAGCGCGCAGGCTCGACGGCCGCGTCCGCCGGATACGACAGCGGCTCGAGTATTAGCATACCGCACCAATCCGCTTCCCGGGCCAGGGTCGCGGTCGCCGCGGCGCGCGCCGCATCCTCCAACAGGTCGAACGTCGCCAGGTACGCGCCGAACAGGTTCCGCTCCCGGCAGAAATCGGCGAACACCTCCGCCAACATAAGTAGCCCCCGGAGCTTGCCCGGCGTTTCCCTCCGGCCGAAGTTGAAAACGCCGGCCTCCACTACCTCGCCGCTACGCCACAGCGCGAACGCCGGCTTGGCGGGACACGTCGCGTCCAGCGCCAAAACCCTCGGGACGAAACCGAACCAGGGAGGCTCCTCGCGCCGGGAGTGGTCGAACTCGGCGTCGACGTCTTCGTC
This region includes:
- a CDS encoding deoxyuridine 5'-triphosphate nucleotidohydrolase — encoded protein: MAILAGEELRRRVLEWTPPLVTPCADEQLQPNGVELTLAEVGAWRGPGRLGFDNGDRVIPEAEALAFDDDGWITLDAGGYAVTFGETVNVHDDLCAFARPRSSLLRMGATVATALWDTGYRGRSRALLLVASPAGVRLRRGARLIQLVFLKLPAPLADGYAGAFQGEF
- a CDS encoding Mur ligase family protein, whose amino-acid sequence is MNYDDAHAFLNSLVNYERDMPRRYDTRVFDLENFAALLARLGTPQEAFPVVHVVGTKGKGSVVAMLAAAFAAAGRRAGTFTSPHLRSARERITVADEMISKEDFGRLVAEVKAAMTGAEAANYRTYFETLLAVALLCFRERRVDVAILEAGLGGRLDATNVVQPAVVAVTTLGLDHTQILGDTIEIIAAEKAGVFKAEVPAVSAPQEEAAAGVLREVARGVGAPVAFVGDEIYFSVNGDGTFDYRGRRLELSGIKAGMAGAAQRTNAAVALAALENFSPLNVPAEAARRGVEGGRARARLELFPGSPAVVLDVAHTAASARELAAVIDGVPADGKVLVWGMSAEKDAAAFARELAPRVGYAVATAAATPRAYDAAELADATRQTFRRVEAVTPAPAAFARGLAIAGEGGLVAVAGSFYLAGEILTLLEGPLD